One window of the Oceanicaulis sp. genome contains the following:
- the nuoH gene encoding NADH-quinone oxidoreductase subunit NuoH has product MYDFVTQWGPVWGTLAAVGQILGFTVVLLLSLAFLLLMDRKVWAAVQMRKGPNTVGAFGLLQSFADFIKFVVKEIIVPAGADRPLFLLAPLLTFIFAFITWAVIPVAPGWVIADLNVGILYIFAISSLGVYGIIIGGWASNSKYPFLGSLRSAAQMVSYEVSIGFVLVTILLMAGTMNLSTLVEAQAGGFWNWHILSLDMLPWPVFLITIPMFVIFFVSALAETNRPPFDLPEAESELVAGYQVEYSSTPYLLFMIGEYLNIVLMCALMTVLFLGGWHAPFDIAPFTWIPPVFWFAIKVVFFFFLFAMVKALVPRYRYDQLMRLGWKIFLPTSLAAVAVMGGIVVYTQAAAG; this is encoded by the coding sequence ATGTACGATTTCGTCACCCAGTGGGGCCCGGTCTGGGGCACGCTCGCCGCGGTGGGGCAGATCCTGGGCTTCACGGTCGTCCTGCTGCTCTCGCTCGCCTTCCTGCTCCTTATGGACCGCAAGGTGTGGGCGGCGGTGCAGATGCGGAAGGGCCCCAACACGGTGGGCGCCTTCGGCCTGCTGCAGTCCTTCGCGGACTTCATCAAGTTCGTGGTCAAGGAAATCATCGTGCCCGCGGGCGCGGACCGGCCGCTGTTTCTTCTGGCGCCGCTTCTGACCTTCATCTTCGCCTTCATCACCTGGGCGGTGATCCCGGTCGCGCCGGGCTGGGTGATCGCCGACCTCAACGTTGGCATCCTCTACATCTTCGCGATCAGCTCGCTGGGCGTTTACGGCATCATCATCGGCGGCTGGGCGTCGAACTCGAAATACCCGTTCCTGGGCTCGCTCCGGTCGGCCGCTCAGATGGTCTCCTACGAGGTCTCCATCGGCTTCGTGCTGGTGACCATCCTTCTTATGGCCGGCACGATGAACCTCTCCACCCTGGTCGAGGCGCAGGCCGGCGGGTTCTGGAACTGGCACATCCTGTCTCTGGACATGCTGCCCTGGCCGGTCTTCCTGATCACCATCCCGATGTTCGTGATCTTCTTCGTCTCCGCCCTGGCCGAGACGAACCGTCCGCCCTTCGACCTGCCCGAGGCCGAATCCGAACTCGTGGCCGGCTATCAGGTGGAATACTCCTCCACGCCCTACCTGCTCTTCATGATCGGGGAGTACCTCAACATCGTGCTGATGTGCGCGCTGATGACGGTGCTGTTCCTGGGCGGCTGGCACGCCCCGTTCGACATCGCGCCGTTCACCTGGATCCCGCCGGTGTTCTGGTTCGCGATCAAGGTCGTGTTCTTCTTCTTCCTGTTCGCCATGGTGAAGGCTCTGGTCCCGCGCTACCGCTACGACCAGCTGATGCGCCTGGGCTGGAAAATCTTCCTTCCGACCTCGCTCGCGGCCGTGGCCGTAATGGGCGGGATCGTCGTGTACACCCAAGCGGCCGCAGGCTAA
- the nuoI gene encoding NADH-quinone oxidoreductase subunit NuoI, producing the protein MNRIAQTLRGAALLDFWGAFGLGMKYFFKPKPTINYPFEKGRLSPRFRGQHALRRYPNGEERCIACKLCEAVCPAQAITIEAEPRADGSRRTTRYDIDMVKCIYCGFCAEACPVDAIVEGPNFEFATETREELYYDKEKLLDNGDRWEREIARNLELDARYR; encoded by the coding sequence ATGAACCGCATCGCGCAAACCCTTCGCGGCGCAGCCCTTCTGGACTTCTGGGGCGCCTTCGGACTGGGCATGAAGTACTTCTTCAAGCCCAAGCCGACGATCAACTACCCCTTCGAGAAGGGCCGTCTCAGCCCGCGCTTCCGCGGCCAGCACGCCCTGCGCCGCTATCCCAACGGGGAAGAGCGCTGCATCGCCTGCAAGCTGTGCGAGGCGGTGTGCCCGGCCCAGGCCATCACCATCGAGGCCGAACCGCGCGCGGACGGCTCGCGGCGCACCACGCGCTACGACATCGACATGGTGAAATGCATCTATTGCGGCTTCTGCGCGGAAGCCTGCCCGGTGGACGCGATCGTGGAGGGCCCGAACTTCGAGTTCGCCACCGAGACGCGCGAAGAGCTTTACTACGACAAGGAAAAACTCCTCGACAACGGCGACCGCTGGGAACGTGAAATCGCACGGAACCTCGAACTCGACGCGCGCTACCGGTAG
- a CDS encoding NADH-quinone oxidoreductase subunit J: MLQAAAFYILSAVAVLSAFMVVAARNPVRAVLFLILAFFAAAGLFVLLGAEFLAMILVIVYVGAVAVLFLFVVMMLDIDFAALKAGFSTYAPLGGLVALALAAILAMTGFAWVSAESAGANIAAPTPADMTNIEALGALIYDRYVLYFQMAGLILLVAMIGAIVLTLRHRDGVKRQDMHRQTTRSREDSVEVVDVERGEGIG; encoded by the coding sequence GTGCTGCAAGCGGCGGCCTTCTACATCTTGTCCGCAGTCGCGGTCCTGTCCGCCTTCATGGTGGTGGCGGCCAGGAACCCGGTCCGTGCGGTCCTGTTCCTGATCCTGGCCTTCTTCGCGGCGGCGGGGCTGTTCGTGCTTCTGGGCGCGGAGTTCCTGGCGATGATCCTGGTCATCGTCTACGTCGGCGCGGTCGCGGTGCTGTTCCTGTTCGTGGTGATGATGCTGGACATCGACTTCGCCGCGCTGAAGGCGGGCTTTTCGACCTATGCGCCGCTGGGCGGCCTGGTCGCGCTGGCGCTGGCGGCGATCCTGGCGATGACCGGTTTCGCCTGGGTCAGCGCTGAAAGCGCGGGCGCGAACATCGCAGCCCCGACCCCCGCGGACATGACCAATATCGAGGCGCTCGGCGCGCTCATCTACGACCGGTACGTCCTGTACTTCCAGATGGCCGGCCTGATCCTGCTGGTGGCGATGATCGGCGCGATCGTGCTGACGCTGCGCCATCGCGACGGGGTCAAGCGCCAGGACATGCACCGGCAGACCACGCGCTCGCGCGAGGACTCGGTGGAAGTGGTCGACGTCGAACGCGGCGAGGGGATCGGGTGA
- the nuoK gene encoding NADH-quinone oxidoreductase subunit NuoK — protein sequence MLEIGLGHYLALAAALFTIGVFGIFVNRKNVIILLMSIELLLLAVNINLVAFSVHLGDLAGQVFAMFILTVAAAEAAVGLAILVVFFRNRGDIAVEGANLMKG from the coding sequence ATGCTCGAGATCGGACTTGGACACTATCTGGCGCTCGCCGCCGCCCTGTTCACGATCGGTGTGTTCGGCATCTTCGTGAACCGCAAGAACGTGATCATCCTTCTGATGTCGATCGAGCTTCTGCTGCTCGCGGTCAACATCAACCTGGTGGCCTTTTCGGTCCATCTCGGCGATCTCGCCGGGCAGGTCTTCGCAATGTTCATTCTGACCGTCGCCGCCGCCGAGGCGGCCGTCGGCCTCGCCATTCTCGTCGTCTTCTTCAGGAACCGCGGTGACATCGCGGTCGAAGGCGCCAATCTGATGAAGGGCTAG
- the nuoL gene encoding NADH-quinone oxidoreductase subunit L — MAYIVVFAPLLAAIIAGLFQKQIGDRAAQILTTGATILAAVVSVAVFFDVAVGGNARTHELATWMAIGQFEVSWAIKLDTLSAVMLVVITSVSSLVHVYSWGYMSHDPHRARFFAYLSLFTFAMLSLVTADNLIQMFFGWEGVGLASYLLIGFWYKKESANAAAIKAFVTNRVGDFGLALGVMAVFAVFGTVKFDEIFAQIPEMSDAVLTVFGMQFQALELIAFLLFIGAMGKSAQFFLHVWLPDAMEGPTPVSALIHAATMVTAGVFLVCRMYPVYELAPNTSAVITFIGAITAIFAATVGVVQNDIKRVIAYSTCSQLGYMFFAAGLGLYSAAMFHLFTHAFFKALLFLGAGSVIHGLHDEQDMRNMGGIYKLLPMTWILMIIGTLALTGVGVPLLGIGFAGFYSKDMIIEEAFAMGQEGLPFGLFAFWIGILAAGLTSFYSWRLIFMTFHGKHRGDPENLKHAHESGWVMLTPLILLAVGAVFAGAAFKSDFVGERAQTFWGESLPAGAYSDYKYGPDSGYGDHGTGGYADEATAAAAAETGEGAYRDEAYGEDDYGGETASPRHPAWVLILPVAVSALGFALAWFFYMANPGLPARIAARGGPLHAFLYNKWYFDELYDAVFVRGSRALGDLFWKFGDRKVIDGLGPNGFAATALAGARRIAKFQSGYVYHYAFVMLIGVLGLALWVVARAGV, encoded by the coding sequence ATGGCTTATATCGTCGTCTTCGCGCCGCTCCTCGCAGCGATCATCGCCGGGCTGTTTCAAAAGCAGATCGGCGACCGCGCCGCCCAGATCCTGACCACCGGCGCGACAATTCTGGCCGCCGTGGTTTCGGTCGCCGTCTTCTTCGACGTGGCGGTGGGCGGAAACGCGCGGACCCACGAGCTCGCCACCTGGATGGCGATCGGCCAGTTCGAGGTGAGCTGGGCGATCAAGCTCGACACGCTCTCCGCGGTGATGCTGGTGGTGATCACCAGCGTCTCCAGCCTCGTGCACGTCTACTCCTGGGGCTACATGTCCCACGACCCGCACCGGGCGCGCTTCTTCGCGTACCTGTCGCTGTTCACCTTCGCGATGCTGTCGCTGGTGACCGCGGACAACCTGATCCAGATGTTCTTCGGCTGGGAGGGCGTGGGGCTCGCCTCCTATCTGCTGATCGGCTTCTGGTACAAGAAAGAGAGCGCCAACGCGGCCGCCATCAAGGCCTTCGTCACCAACCGGGTGGGCGATTTCGGCCTGGCGCTGGGCGTGATGGCGGTGTTCGCCGTGTTCGGCACGGTGAAGTTCGACGAGATCTTCGCACAGATCCCTGAGATGTCCGACGCGGTGCTGACCGTGTTCGGCATGCAGTTCCAGGCGCTGGAGCTGATCGCTTTCCTGCTGTTCATCGGCGCGATGGGCAAGTCCGCGCAGTTCTTCCTGCATGTCTGGCTGCCCGACGCGATGGAAGGCCCCACGCCGGTCTCCGCGCTCATTCACGCCGCGACCATGGTGACCGCGGGCGTGTTCCTGGTCTGCCGGATGTACCCGGTCTACGAGCTCGCGCCGAACACCAGCGCGGTGATCACCTTCATCGGCGCGATCACGGCGATCTTCGCCGCGACCGTCGGCGTGGTGCAGAACGACATCAAGCGGGTGATCGCGTATTCGACCTGCTCGCAGCTGGGCTACATGTTCTTCGCGGCGGGCCTGGGACTTTATTCCGCGGCGATGTTCCACCTGTTCACGCACGCCTTCTTCAAGGCGCTGCTGTTCCTGGGCGCGGGCTCGGTCATTCACGGCCTGCACGACGAGCAGGACATGCGCAACATGGGCGGCATCTACAAGCTGCTGCCGATGACCTGGATCCTGATGATCATCGGCACGCTGGCGCTGACCGGCGTGGGCGTCCCGCTGCTCGGGATCGGCTTTGCGGGCTTCTATTCGAAGGACATGATCATCGAGGAAGCCTTCGCCATGGGCCAGGAAGGCCTGCCCTTCGGCCTGTTCGCCTTCTGGATCGGGATCCTCGCGGCGGGGCTGACCAGCTTCTACTCCTGGCGGCTGATCTTCATGACGTTCCACGGCAAGCACCGCGGCGATCCTGAAAACCTCAAGCACGCCCATGAAAGCGGCTGGGTGATGCTCACCCCGCTGATCCTGCTGGCCGTCGGCGCGGTGTTCGCGGGGGCGGCGTTCAAGTCCGACTTCGTGGGCGAGCGCGCCCAGACCTTCTGGGGCGAGTCCCTGCCGGCCGGCGCGTACTCGGACTACAAGTACGGCCCCGACAGCGGCTACGGCGATCACGGGACGGGCGGTTACGCTGACGAGGCGACTGCAGCCGCGGCCGCTGAAACCGGCGAGGGCGCTTACCGCGACGAGGCCTATGGCGAAGACGACTATGGCGGAGAGACCGCCAGCCCGCGCCACCCCGCCTGGGTGCTGATCCTGCCGGTGGCGGTGTCCGCGCTCGGCTTCGCGCTGGCCTGGTTCTTCTACATGGCCAATCCGGGCCTTCCTGCGCGCATCGCCGCGCGCGGCGGTCCGCTTCACGCCTTCCTTTACAACAAGTGGTATTTCGACGAGCTCTACGACGCGGTCTTCGTGCGCGGGTCACGGGCGCTCGGCGACCTGTTCTGGAAGTTCGGCGACCGTAAGGTCATCGACGGGCTCGGCCCGAACGGCTTTGCGGCCACCGCGCTCGCAGGCGCGCGCCGCATCGCCAAATTCCAGAGCGGATACGTCTACCACTACGCATTCGTCATGCTGATCGGGGTGCTGGGTCTGGCGCTCTGGGTCGTCGCACGCGCCGGGGTGTAA
- a CDS encoding NADH-quinone oxidoreductase subunit M, with protein MLSQLPILSAITFLPALGAVAILILRALMRKEDAAALDTNAKGVALFISGFVFVLSVLMVLEFDASNPAYQFVETAPWLADLGIAYKMGVDGISVLFVLLTAFLLPICILASWGLKKRVADYMAAFLLLETLVIGVFCALDLVLFYIFFEGSLIPMFLIIGVWGGANRIYAAFKFFLYTFVGSVLMLAAMIVMFITAGTTDMEVLATFPFAESLQTWLWLGFFASFAVKMPMWPVHTWLPDAHVEAPTAGSVILAGILLKLGGYGFLRFSLPMFPAASDYFAPLVFVLSIIAIVYTSLVAFRQTDIKKLIAYSSVAHMGFVTLGIFAGNELGVQGAIFQMISHGLISGALFLLVGVIYDRFHTREIAFYGGLVHKMPVYAAFFGLFAMANVGLPGTSGFVGEITTMMGAFEVDPRVAFGAALGVIFSAVYMLTLYKKVVLGELGNPKLEAATDLNGREWINLSILAALTVYFGFFTTPITETTRASVEALIAQYQTAIEAPFEPIEPAPFQDIEG; from the coding sequence ATGCTGAGCCAGCTTCCAATCCTTTCCGCCATCACCTTCCTGCCGGCGCTGGGCGCGGTGGCGATCCTCATCCTGCGCGCGCTCATGCGCAAAGAGGACGCCGCGGCGCTGGACACCAACGCCAAGGGCGTGGCGCTGTTCATCTCGGGCTTCGTGTTCGTGCTCAGCGTGCTGATGGTGCTGGAGTTCGACGCCTCGAACCCGGCCTATCAGTTCGTGGAGACCGCGCCCTGGCTCGCCGATCTCGGGATCGCCTACAAGATGGGCGTGGACGGAATCAGCGTGCTCTTCGTGCTGCTGACCGCCTTCCTGCTGCCGATCTGCATCCTGGCGAGCTGGGGTCTCAAAAAGCGCGTGGCCGACTACATGGCCGCCTTCCTGCTTCTGGAGACGCTGGTCATCGGCGTGTTCTGCGCGCTGGATCTGGTGCTGTTCTACATCTTCTTCGAAGGCTCTCTGATCCCGATGTTCCTGATCATCGGGGTGTGGGGCGGGGCGAACCGCATCTACGCGGCGTTCAAGTTCTTCCTGTACACCTTCGTCGGCTCGGTGCTGATGCTCGCGGCGATGATCGTGATGTTCATCACCGCAGGCACGACCGACATGGAAGTGCTGGCGACCTTCCCGTTCGCCGAGAGCCTGCAGACCTGGCTGTGGCTGGGATTCTTCGCGAGCTTCGCGGTGAAGATGCCGATGTGGCCGGTGCACACCTGGCTCCCCGACGCGCACGTCGAGGCGCCCACCGCCGGCTCTGTCATCCTGGCGGGCATCCTTCTCAAGCTCGGCGGTTACGGGTTCCTGCGGTTCTCGCTGCCGATGTTCCCAGCCGCGAGCGACTATTTCGCGCCGCTGGTCTTCGTGCTGTCGATCATCGCGATCGTGTACACCTCGCTGGTCGCCTTCCGGCAGACCGACATCAAGAAGCTCATCGCCTATTCCTCGGTGGCCCACATGGGCTTCGTGACGCTGGGGATTTTCGCGGGTAACGAGCTCGGCGTTCAGGGCGCGATCTTCCAGATGATCAGCCACGGGCTGATCTCGGGCGCGCTCTTCCTTCTGGTGGGCGTGATCTACGACCGCTTCCACACCCGCGAGATCGCCTTCTACGGCGGGCTGGTGCACAAGATGCCGGTCTACGCCGCCTTTTTCGGCCTGTTCGCGATGGCCAATGTGGGCCTTCCGGGCACGTCGGGCTTCGTGGGCGAGATCACCACCATGATGGGCGCGTTCGAGGTCGATCCGCGCGTGGCCTTCGGCGCCGCGCTCGGGGTGATCTTCTCGGCGGTCTACATGCTGACCCTCTACAAGAAGGTCGTGCTGGGCGAGCTGGGCAATCCCAAGCTCGAGGCCGCGACCGATCTGAACGGCAGGGAGTGGATCAACCTGTCCATTCTCGCCGCGCTCACCGTGTATTTCGGCTTCTTCACCACGCCGATCACCGAAACCACGCGCGCCAGCGTCGAGGCGCTGATCGCACAGTACCAGACCGCGATCGAAGCGCCGTTCGAACCGATCGAACCCGCGCCGTTCCAAGACATCGAAGGCTGA
- the nuoN gene encoding NADH-quinone oxidoreductase subunit NuoN, which translates to MTAQALLSDLGHMIPELILAIGAMALLMLGVYWKNAEAGAKLVMRLATGLLVVAAGAAVFTATGEPADLFFDAFSVDAYSLYAKTAVFLAAAVALILASRYLETERLLKPEYPVLITLASLGMAFMVSADDLMTLYLGLEMQSLAVYILAAFNRDSLRASEAGLKYFVLGALSSGLLLYGASLVYGFTGSTSFELIAVAAAEEGTNIGLLFGMVFVISGIAFKISAAPFHMWTPDVYEGAPTPVAAFFATAPKLAAMALLSRVLFEAFGPLVDDWRQIVIVIAILSMAVGAFGALMQTNIKRLMGYSSIGNVGYALVGLAAGTQLGVWSVLLYMTLYVVGVAGAFAVILSMRRAEGMVERIEDLAGVAQTRPVLGLSMTALMFSIGGMPFLVGFFGKLMVFYAAASAGLVWLVVVALLFSAVSIAYYLRVVKVMWFDEPQGEFQPAPGGVAFVSRAAGLATVALVPFVAILFVQVIRAGGGIGG; encoded by the coding sequence ATGACCGCTCAGGCGCTCCTCTCCGATCTCGGACACATGATCCCCGAGCTGATCCTGGCGATCGGCGCGATGGCTCTGCTGATGCTGGGCGTGTACTGGAAGAACGCCGAGGCGGGCGCGAAGCTCGTCATGCGGCTTGCGACCGGGCTTCTGGTCGTCGCCGCGGGCGCGGCGGTCTTCACCGCGACCGGCGAGCCGGCGGACCTGTTCTTCGACGCCTTCTCGGTGGACGCCTACTCGCTCTACGCCAAGACCGCGGTCTTCCTGGCCGCGGCGGTCGCGCTCATCCTGGCCTCGCGCTATCTCGAAACCGAGCGGCTTCTGAAGCCCGAATATCCGGTTCTGATCACGCTGGCCTCGCTGGGCATGGCCTTCATGGTCAGCGCGGACGACCTGATGACGCTCTATCTCGGCCTCGAGATGCAGTCGCTGGCGGTCTACATCCTCGCCGCCTTCAACCGCGACAGCCTCCGGGCGTCCGAGGCGGGCCTGAAATACTTCGTGCTCGGCGCGCTCAGCTCGGGCCTTCTGCTTTACGGGGCGTCGCTGGTCTACGGCTTCACCGGGTCGACCAGCTTCGAGCTCATCGCCGTCGCCGCGGCCGAGGAGGGGACCAATATCGGTCTTCTGTTCGGCATGGTGTTCGTGATCTCCGGCATCGCCTTCAAGATCTCCGCTGCGCCCTTCCACATGTGGACCCCTGACGTCTACGAGGGCGCGCCCACGCCGGTCGCGGCCTTCTTCGCCACCGCGCCGAAGCTCGCCGCGATGGCGCTTCTGTCGCGCGTCCTGTTCGAGGCCTTCGGCCCGCTGGTCGACGACTGGCGGCAGATCGTGATCGTGATCGCGATCCTGTCCATGGCGGTGGGCGCGTTCGGCGCGCTGATGCAGACCAACATCAAGCGCCTGATGGGCTATTCCTCGATCGGCAATGTCGGCTACGCGCTCGTCGGCCTGGCCGCCGGCACCCAGCTCGGCGTCTGGTCGGTGCTCCTTTACATGACGCTCTATGTCGTCGGCGTGGCCGGCGCGTTCGCGGTGATCCTGTCCATGCGCCGCGCCGAAGGCATGGTGGAGCGCATCGAGGATCTCGCCGGCGTCGCGCAGACCCGACCGGTGCTCGGCCTGTCGATGACCGCGCTGATGTTCTCGATCGGCGGCATGCCGTTCCTGGTGGGCTTCTTCGGCAAGCTGATGGTGTTCTACGCCGCGGCCAGCGCGGGGCTGGTCTGGCTGGTGGTCGTCGCGCTGCTCTTCTCGGCGGTGTCGATCGCCTACTATCTGCGCGTCGTGAAGGTGATGTGGTTCGACGAGCCCCAGGGCGAGTTCCAGCCCGCGCCGGGCGGGGTGGCCTTCGTGAGCCGCGCGGCGGGGCTTGCGACCGTGGCGCTGGTGCCGTTCGTGGCGATCCTGTTCGTGCAGGTGATCCGCGCGGGCGGCGGCATCGGCGGCTAG
- a CDS encoding biotin--[acetyl-CoA-carboxylase] ligase: MRVEVFDELDSTNEEAKRRAASGEAGPLWIMARAQTAGRGRRGRAWTSAGGNLFTTGLYRLDATPAGAANLSFAAALAVGDLAASVIDPALVKLKWPNDVLIGGRKTSGILLESGAHQAGGLWLAVGIGVNLAHHPEDSERPATDFSVHGASLTPEAALETLSGRFEHWRLQHQREGFAPLRQAWLSRAHGLGERCTVRLEGETLEGVFADLAEDGALRLDLPGGGRRLISAGDVFFPQG; this comes from the coding sequence TTGCGCGTCGAGGTCTTCGACGAACTGGACTCCACCAACGAGGAGGCCAAGCGCCGCGCCGCCTCCGGCGAGGCCGGCCCGCTCTGGATCATGGCCCGCGCGCAGACCGCAGGGCGCGGCCGCCGCGGCCGGGCCTGGACCAGCGCAGGCGGCAATCTCTTCACTACAGGGCTCTACCGGCTCGACGCGACGCCGGCCGGGGCTGCGAACCTGTCTTTCGCCGCAGCGCTGGCGGTCGGCGATCTCGCCGCCAGCGTGATCGATCCCGCGCTGGTGAAGCTCAAATGGCCCAACGACGTCCTGATCGGCGGGCGGAAGACTTCCGGCATTCTGCTTGAAAGCGGCGCGCATCAGGCGGGCGGGCTGTGGCTGGCGGTCGGGATCGGGGTCAATCTCGCCCACCATCCCGAGGACTCCGAACGTCCCGCCACGGATTTCTCGGTCCACGGCGCGTCCCTGACGCCCGAAGCCGCGCTCGAGACCCTGTCCGGGCGCTTCGAGCACTGGCGTCTCCAGCACCAGCGCGAGGGCTTCGCCCCGCTCAGGCAGGCCTGGCTCTCCCGCGCGCACGGGCTGGGAGAGCGCTGCACGGTCAGGCTCGAAGGCGAGACGCTGGAAGGCGTGTTCGCGGACCTGGCCGAGGACGGTGCGCTGAGGCTTGATTTGCCCGGCGGCGGACGGCGCCTTATCTCGGCGGGCGACGTGTTTTTTCCGCAAGGGTGA